The Vigna angularis cultivar LongXiaoDou No.4 chromosome 6, ASM1680809v1, whole genome shotgun sequence genome contains the following window.
TGGCTCAATCACACTATGTTTTATTCCATTCCTTAACCTTTAGGAGTAAAGCTATTATATAGGAATCAAGGGTTTATCCACTTCGTCATTCAGTGCGTCATTCATCACCTTTTCTTTTGCGAAAAAATTATGACATTtgatttgattgtttttttttaaaatatatgataaaaagtaaatttataattagataatataaaaaaattaataaaagaacaGTGGATAATAAGATGTAAAGGACACATTAGAGTCCTTCCACTTGTCCTATTCATATTCGCTTACCtctctttttaataatataaaataatttctcagTTCATCCTAAACCTGTGGATCTTGCTTATAAttctttaacaaaaatataaatatttttttcataaaaaaagtaCTACTAACTTTTTTATTACCAACTATCAGTAAAATCCACGCATTTACGGAGatctaattataaattaatatttgtatctCCTTAAATAATGGGATAAAATTGTCTGTAATGATAAGACAATAAAGTCCACAGTCATGGATGTGTTTGATGAGGTCAACAAAATCCAAACCAAATGGATCGTTGAAAGAACAACTATAAATTATGAAAGCACAGGAAGAAAAAACCTAAGAACATTGGCTGATcagatcaattttttttatatatatttccatGTTAATAATAATCCTAGTTAGTACTGTATAGTGGCAGATTTACAACctatagaaattaaaagaaaaagatattatgaaaattgttataattaattatcaattaaaatattatattaataaaataataaataaaaacaataccatacaataataaattcatttatgTTAGAGAACCTATTAGAATTGACCGACTGAGACTTCCATCTcgtttcataattattttataagtagtTGCAGTTGTGCCCACATGATAACTCAcatgagaaagaaaacaaagaacaaagtaaaaaataaataaataaaaggttaaTGTTTGCTTCGGGTATTcgaatttaacttaatttttcaaGTTCAAGACGAAAAAGTATTTTAACTgaaatattatactattttatcaaaattaaactgaattatatattaagttaaaattttaaaaattaagctATTACAGTAAAATAGTTTGGTGTATCATAGCTGACAAAATTAATACATAGGCATGTTGAAGGCTTAGGTCATATTGTTATCTGAATTAATTAGTTTTTCCAGAAGTTTTGAAACTGCTGAAATAACCCTTTATGTTCATCATTCTCttactcttttttttgttttttttttgttttttttttctagcatatatttttattaatggttACGAAGAATATAACagtttatttacttattttaatatagaaaTAATTAACGATGTAAATACTTTATTTCAGTATAAAACTCAACTCCAACATAGTTTCCAGCTGAAATTAACTTTTAGATACACatggttaaaaatataatctGATTATATTAAGTAAgatgatattataatttgattatatcaaATAAGAAACCATCTTAACACATTTGGCTCCATAAAACATGAGTTAAACCCTCACATTTAAATAACTGTATCCATACCATAACAATCAGAACTTtcgttttcttcatcatcagcTAGTACTTCAAAATAAAACCTTTAATCACCCAACCATCAAGTGTCCATAGTTGAGTTAGGCTATTATTATGCATattgctgaaaaaaaaaactcacaacaTATCATACTCTTGTGTACTGCATCTGCATAATGCATTTGAATCTTATAATAGTACTAGTTTTTGCATCTTATGCAAACTGAAAAGGATTTATTGTGCCCTTAAGTTGAGATGCTCTGATTTATTGGAGGTGTGTCTGCAAATTTCCAAGAATCTTTATCATATTCAAAGAAGTATCGAGATCCTGCTACATCATCTATGGGAACAGCCTCAGAAATTTCTCTCAAGTCACTTTCTGTCAATTTCAGTGATAATGCACCGATGTTCTGATCAAGGTTCTTAATCTTAGTTGTTCCTGTAAAAGTTAAGTCAAAGTTGTATATTTGTGGTGAGCAATATGTTATCataattgaataaaacaaaagcaGAATCCTGAATCCTTAAGATGTTTTGTCAGTTCCTCTATTTTGAAAAGGTGAACATATTTTGTCACTCACCAGGAATAGGAACAACATCGTTGCCTTGGTGGAGTACCCAAGCTAAGGCCAATTGGGGAGGAGTGCAGTGGTGTTTCTTAGCAAGGCTTTCTATTCTGTCATATATTAACTTGTTCTTTTCCATGTTCTCTGATTTGAAGCGAGGATGATATGTAGTCTGCCAATTGAAATTACTAGCCATCAGACAACCAGATCTCTTctgcatttttttcttttcattatgcAGTCCAACTTTTTCACTAGCTTTTATCAGGTAAAGTAACATGTATGGTACCTTCCATCATCACTTTTCATTCACACAAGtattttcaatttgaataaTACATAGCAATTACAAAACAAATCTAGTATAGGTTCAAGTTGAAGGATTCATTGTTACTATTTCCAACTTTTCACATCcaaaaattttaacaatatctGTTGGAAACTAAAGATAAAACTAATTCACAATACACAAGTAGATGTAAATCTCATCttacaaatcaattttgtaagattgagttagatttaaagtctacttcttaataTATGATATTAGAAGTATAAATTAGAATCtatcttaacaaaatttaatgtttattaatgtttaaagtTCCTTCTTAAGAATATCCTATAGAAATTCACTAGTATACGAAAAGTATTGTACCAGGGCGTTATTTACAGGCATGTTTTCCAGAACTCCTTTGCCACCAAAAAAGCCTCGCCCCAGAGGGCTGTATGGTACAATTCCAATGCCAAGTTCCCTGTATCAACAACATAAACATGTAACCAGCagatcaacttttttttaatgtatttttctaCCATCTTTTCTAGTAACTCTTAGTTAAATAGAGGataaaaatttagttaagaAACAGATATGAGAATTGTCTCAACATTCCAGTGATCTTGGAGAAGAAGTTGAACTAACCTACAGAGAGGAACTATCTCCTCCTCAATATCACGAGTCCAAAGGGACCACTCTATTTGCAAAGCTGTGATGGGATGAACAGCATGTGCTCTTCTTATAGTATCAGGACTAGCTTCAGATAACCCTATGTACCTCACTTTTCCCTCTTCCACCAGCTTTTTTAGCTCACCTACCTACAATTGACAATATGTAACTTTTGTCTTTTGAGATGAATCACACAAAGACAGAACAGAACATGTAGTACGAAGTATATAATAAGTTTTAAGACATAAAAAAGGTGTATCAGAAGAAGGAATCTGAACCGTTTCTTCTATGGCTACTGTTTGGTCGACTCTGTGCTGATAATAGAGATCAACGTATTCAACATCAAGACGTTTCAAGCTAGCTTCACAAGCCGATCGCACGTACTCCGGTGTACCTTTGACTTGTACATTAGGAAAATTCATTCCTGCTATTCCAAATTTCGTCGCCAGTTGAACTTTTTCTCTGGGTAACTGCTTCAAAGCCTGTTCAATAGAATCAAATAATGAAACACTGAGAAAGTGATCTTACCTAGTTGAAGTGTAAGAGAAAGGGTGAGAAAAAAATGGTTACTTTTCCGATCAAAACTTCGTTAGCCTTGGCCCCATAAATATCAGCAGTATCAAAGAAAGTAATTCCGTGATCGAATGCATACTTAATAAGAGATATGCCTTCATCATCAGAAACAGGATCAGTATAGGCTCCACTGATGTTCATGCATCCCAACCCCAACTTTGATACCTTTTGACAGATAACAGAAGATTCAGTATCATAAAAAATCGTTGATGTTTTTCAACAATTAGGGTTATAGTTTCCTTATGTGTAATCATAATATGATATATATGATACTACCTCAAGACCTTGAGTTCCAAGTTTGACTCTAGGAATCTCCACACTCTTCTCTTCTGCCATTTTCTTCGTCCTTCCTATTGCTGGATACTATAAACGCACATATTTATACTGTTAATATGTTGTTGGtggtagattttttttaataccaTTATTGAAGGTGTTCTCTAAGTTGTAGTGTTTTTATTGGCAGGTATTTTTAgagaaataataagaataataatagggtcattttatatttatttgacatataatataagataaaataattataataaatataaaaaaattatatagattaaaagaattattttttgaaatgataatagataatgtaacatcccaaaaatttacactttaaaaatttcaaaatttaaatattgtaataatacattTCCGGTAACaccccgtaatctcacacttaaatCTATACATATGTTTTAAGCTCAGATTTAACTgcaaatataacattaaatccTTCTAATTGttcttccatttctttcttcatttgcaCGGGATCACGCGACAATCctccatctgctcccgtataacgaattatacgatcatcgcacagataagattttccggcacaaataaacaagtaagggtgagctaacatgcaacacatcatttataaaacatgcataattgctttgatataaacatcatctaatatttatgtcagacatcctcataccatcataccacaattcctataaGACACTTATCCCATCATCCCCAATAAAcgtcacaatacccaatagacactcatccggatgatacgttgatgagcgatcacgggaggttatgcacttgtgatgacttctactttttcttacaaatacacttccaaaatacttcataccattcacaaggttagtcccctcactatgtccaaaaccggcacatagaccaggacctcctgctcctctcaccacataattcatccttctctacttgagactgaatgattattagagtatcaagaTAACCTTagactacaggaccctcaacatcaacatatacactaataccataacattacagaatctctccatgagattcataccatactcatattcttcaactcacattataccattacaaaatctccccataatactcatatcatgatcagatgcataaattcaattgcaatataataaaatacaatcatcacaattataattcataatttcatatttaccacaataacatgaatccATCAGACATTTCCATTCCAAccagatatattgcacaataatttaacagtacaaaATCTAttaataggatttaagttaaaaacttgtcgagtaaacttccaggaaagagaggtacGTCACGATGGACAACTTAAgcaccaagtctttccttagccaaagtgttcctcaactagtttttaacaaatttcttatttacagattcaaaacaacatcatataaaatttacaccgaatttcaatatagataaaaaaaacagagattaagcaatattgagatccctaagaagatacgaaattaatatctctaaatctgCAACTCCGATttcaaatctgaacggtcaaaatAATTCACTATGTCTTagaaactacatattaaaatttcaggttaATCCAACGGTTAAAtagatagatattgaggttttaccgaggtaactcaggtgcagaattttaagtggttttcgGTTATACTCAAAATGTGGAACTAATTTCTCTAAGCAAAGACATTTAattacaaatctgaacggtcaagatgacttaatatgtcttatgaactacatactaaagtttgggctcaatctaacggttaAATTAggcataatttatattttaccgagaggactCAGTAACAAAACTgcaggggtaattaatttactcaaacatgcaggatttatttctccaagtacagacttccaattacaaatccgaacggtcaaagtgtagtaatatatcttagggagcatatagtaaattttaaggttgatctaacggttaaATAGGTCAGGATCTAGCTTTTACCGAGAGGACTCAGTAACAAAACTACAGGGCTAATCACTCAAACATGCAgaatttatttctccaagtacagacttccaattacaaatccgaacggtcaaagtgtaGTAATATATCTTAGGGATCATATATCAAACTTTCATGTTGATCTAACGGGTAAATAAGTcaggatctagattttaccgagAGGACTCAGTAACAAAACTACAATTTCAACCCAAACAATATAGTAACACATAGATCAGCACATGTAATGTTCATACAACCCATAGAAAAGGacctagctccccttaccttggtgGTTATAAGCACAACACTTGAAAATGCCCACAGCACAAGAACTCAATCCAAACCCGGTCCAAACGAAAATACGATCGGTTCAAAAGGAAGCCTTCAGTGTGGTGAACGTCTGAGCACCTTCCAACCCAAGATTGAACAGTTCATAGAGCTGGAAATTTAGAGAGAAGCCAGAGAATTTTTTGGTgaagtttagagagagaaagggtgTTGGTAGGAAAATGGGGTTCTTCTCTGgatccttacattctccccaacaacaaaaattttcgtcctcgaaaattaaactTACCAGTGAATAGGTGAGGATATGACTCTCTCATTTCTTCCTCTAACTCCAGGTAGAGTCGTCTGTTATACCATTCCAGATGACCTTGACTCGTTTGACAGTTCTTCCTCTAAGTTGTTTGTTTTGGCTCTCCTCAATCCTTACTGGTTGCGCTTCAACTGAAAAATCCTCTCTAACTTGCACATTCTCAACTTCAAGCACATGAGAAGGATCAGACACGTATTTTCTCAGTTGATATACATGGAACACCAGATGCAAGTTTGCTAACTGGGGCGACATGACTATCTCATAAGCTACCGGTCTTATACGTCGTAGGATCTGATACAGACCAAGATACCTAGGAGATAGTTTCCTAGCACGAATGACTCTTCCTACACCAGTAGTAGGAGTCACTCGAAGGAACACATGATCCCCAACGGAAAACTCCAACGGTTTTCGCCTCCGATCAGCATAAGACTTTTGCCTATTCTGAGATGCCCGCATCCTCTCTTGTATAAGCTTCACTTTTCTGTAGTCTGCTGAACTATCTCTGGTCCCGTCAACACTGCTTCTTCATCCTAAAACCAACAAAGAGGTGTTCTACAACGTCTTCCATACAAAGCCTCAAATGGTGCCATGCCGATACTACCATGGTAGTTGTTATTATAGGTGAATTCCACCAAGGGTAATACCTCATCCCAAATTTCCAAGTGATCCAAGATACAAGTTCTCAACAAATCTTTAAGTGACTGGATCGTCCTTTCGGACTGTCCATCTGTCTGGGGATGATAAGCCGAGCTCATATGTAGTCTGCTTCCCATCTCACTCTGAAGGGTTTGCCAGAACTTGGATGTGAACCTCGGGTCTCTATCTGATACAATACTCGAAAGCATCCCATGTAACCTCACTATTTCCTTAACATACAGTTGCGCCAGTTTCGATGTAGACATTCTCATGTTGATTGTTAAGAAATGAGCATCCTTGGTCAACTGATATACAATCACCCATATAGCATCATGACTTCGCACCGTGCGGGTAATTGGGTGACGAAATCCATGGATATGCTATCACATTTCCACTCCGGGATATCCAACGGCTACAGTAAACCTCCAGGCCTTCGACGCTCCACCTTAGCTTTCTGACACGTTAAGCAAGAAGCGACAAATTGggccacatccctcttcattccagaccaccaaaaagactccgcattatttttctaatttacaGTCTCGAGTAGTATAAATCAAAATCCTGCTCCGTTGCAACAACAAAACAAGGTGAACACTCCACCTGCACCCATTCAAATTGTCAGCCTGAACCATAAGCAATTCTTGATCCACTAGCCTGCACTCATACTTAGATTTGTAACCTCTTCGACTTGAGATTACTAACTTGATTAGTATCAAGCCAACTGATGATGCATCTCAAGCTAGGATTGTCCAAACTATGCTTTCTCAACCATTTTGAGAAACCGACTATAACTCAAAATCATAGCTCAAATTTTCTCTTTCGCCAACTGACCCACTCTTCCTGTAAAAAAACCATTAATAGTTCCTCACTTtaaagtcgatcatgtagcttGAAACCGTAGGCTTACTCATCTTATCTGCCTGATACCTGTTTCTTCCATACCTAAACTCACTTCTGACTCTTAAAGATTTCCAAACCCTCCCAACTCATTCTCATATAACAACACCAATATTATTTCAAAGAACTCGTCCCTCACAAACCACCAATCCACCATTATGAAAGCTCTTCATGAATGCCTATTACTGACAATAACATGCTCACCATCATCCACTACGCTACTCTGATCCTCAAACTCCCTTACTCACTAGTCGAATCAAGGGACACTTCCCTTATGACTGCTGGAACCAGAAAAATGTTCACCCATGAAGAACCTTCTTCAAAACTTCAATGACCTCACAAAAACCTTGAGAAATCTTCTCTTCTCCACTTATCTTCATTAAACTCTATTTGACTTTACAATCCCTAATCTACACATTTTTAACTTGATCCGCTTTTGATATATAATCATTTATTCTCCTTAAACTCAACACTTCTTTTTAAAACCATAACCACACCTGATGAAAACTGACTTTACCACCACATGCAGCTTCATAACTATGAATGTCTCAACCAACCCATACTCTGATCATTCACAATGCCCTCTTTCACCACTTATACTGTAACCACCCTTTACCAACTGTTCTaaaacctttttcttcttctttcttcctctatTGTGCTCTTAATTCTCTAATCTTATACTTTTCCTACCAAACCGACATTCTGAGGTACTTCTTCCTTCATCATTTGAAACCTTTCATCTTAGCCTAAGCTCAAACATTTCTTCTGCGTGAACTACTAATCTTGAAACATCCAACTAAACTTGACTCTGAATCATCCACTTGCTGATAAAACTTGATCATGTCCTTCAAATTTTTCACTTAATTTAAGATCCTTacaatacttcattcttcttcaaAGACCTTATGTTCTCTCAACTTGAAAATTATGCCTTATCTGACTGCCTCTCAAAATCTTCTTCTTTTACTTCCTTTTTTGATACTTATTCCCCTTAGTCCACTTTAGAATTTCCTATTCCTTTCTTAACTTGAACTTTAGGCCATCCACCACTTTCTtattcagattccaaccatcactgataCATCGATCCATGTTACCAATCTCACACAATGCCACTCCGCTTCTTACCAACACTTCCCTTTCTTCTGACTTCTAACGTAactgatatactaaaccaaactgatttctcaaaccttgctacatccatgcttatccaaagcttctcttaatctagcctTTGAACTCAACCCCTTCTTGTGAAACGTACGATATATGACCTTCTGACTTTGTTCTTGAAAACTTCTTCACCCAAATCATTACTTCTAAACTCCAATATCTTCACTCGTCCTTTAAAGCCTAAACTTTTAGTCTTCTACTCCTTATCTTCGAGGCAAGAATTTGTCTCAAAGGCTTAAACCAATTCTAATAAAGGTATACAACTCAAGTTGTCCTTGATTATGCATTCCTCTACTACTATAGAGCACATtatgttaccaataaggagtattggtaaatcttgaagaaatttgttttgatgatgctgcaagaagttttagttgaagaagatattagaattagttaaaagcaatttgtagaaattaaatgtagtaggaaattcttgtaaactttgtaaacttgcatttttaactgcaataatcgattatggaatggcaataatcgattatcacagagtcatacaggaataatcgattatcacatcatataatcgattatcacttttttgtaaaccccataacggacacaaataatcgattatcacttttgataatcgattatcagtggcagttgggagatgtcttttctgtttttgaccctgcacaaaactaggcttataaatagaggtcttcacagctcttagaaagaacttttcaattgagagtattagagctttgtgcctaagggaagctctctgtgagtgaaaaggatctatgccattttgagaatacagtttgtctgaggaagttctcaaagtgatagagtgctcttgcctggtcttgtgaataggagaagctcgcgttttgtgtgtcaaaggtcggagcggttctcttcaagttggctgagcaggttcttccgttcgtttgtcgaaggaaggtgttttctattctttgcttattttgattatctgattgtaatctgcaaactatatttttagtgaaaaaggttaatcactatttatagtgattaacgactggacgtagaatcttttgattcgaaccaggataaaaattctgtgttgattttcttgatccctaaaactcttagcacatcaactgtttgataaaagttcgctaagaaaatcaatttttgaaaccgactattttaacttgtgttgtgatcgttacacgctttccgctatctatattttattccgcagcgcaactctataacggtaccgattgttccaacaattggtatcagagcttgctttgatagtttttcaaatttattcgAAAATGGGCAGTCATTACCAAgtttatgctgagggtgcttctattgatagacctcctttgtttacaggggaaaattatgcgttttggaaaataataatgcaaatatttttagagtcaattgaaagaggcatctgggaagccgTACAAAAT
Protein-coding sequences here:
- the LOC108344697 gene encoding probable aldo-keto reductase 1, which gives rise to MAEEKSVEIPRVKLGTQGLEVSKLGLGCMNISGAYTDPVSDDEGISLIKYAFDHGITFFDTADIYGAKANEVLIGKALKQLPREKVQLATKFGIAGMNFPNVQVKGTPEYVRSACEASLKRLDVEYVDLYYQHRVDQTVAIEETVGELKKLVEEGKVRYIGLSEASPDTIRRAHAVHPITALQIEWSLWTRDIEEEIVPLCRELGIGIVPYSPLGRGFFGGKGVLENMPVNNALTTYHPRFKSENMEKNKLIYDRIESLAKKHHCTPPQLALAWVLHQGNDVVPIPGTTKIKNLDQNIGALSLKLTESDLREISEAVPIDDVAGSRYFFEYDKDSWKFADTPPINQSIST